A DNA window from Gigantopelta aegis isolate Gae_Host chromosome 4, Gae_host_genome, whole genome shotgun sequence contains the following coding sequences:
- the LOC121371660 gene encoding CLK4-associating serine/arginine rich protein-like isoform X1 produces the protein MWHEARKQEKKIRGLMVDFKKRAERRREFYEKTKLDPTQFLRVYGRPYKINLDPAIAMAAESPQSMMPWQGNRDNMIDRFDVRAHLDFIPEYDPKKETPMKVNDDEERHLNYERYRTLVENEAAGLTEEQALQQIYIDEQFGPPDRTAEEEKKKLAGKKAAIGYTYEDSTPAVDEEDEDEDTDESSDTDIEAADLDITLNVDELTPDQIVAVNQCAEIYGMKNDDFVRLLMKDKEELEALRQAKIIEEEKAQFAGRKSRRERRAFKEKRLAGRKISPPSYAARDSPKYEPYKKESSSSCSRSPSPTPANIGKKLFITSFGKESDNEELRMVHGPSLPSESGPQSEHSRSKRCSWSPRSRKHSSSSRSAGRDRPPSPSSSRYRRDWRARGAARSRSRSRSRSRGYGWRDRRDCSQYSRSRSPRWRSNYDRRNQYRRYSRSRSRSRSFHRRSRSRSGSKASSRSSLKSLSRSRSNSSQSSSYSSSSSRSKSSRSRSKSRSPSNIVGQVTIKRYRRPSATSDSSKSDSDMETNGNHNESKSSPVKRSTKPLSLPGNLAQSNKNKLTPQERLKRRMQAQLNKQHKLDKKAEVHRTLKVEQERLDREEELRTRALEMRRREREKRHRKLQAEEHVDRRPYRRQSPRNDNSSSSDSDSQEVVPPRVKRRRSRSYSHSRSRSRSRSRSREKHKLVAY, from the exons ATGTGGCACGAAGCGCGGAAACAGGAGAAGAAGATCCGTGGGTTGATGGTCGACTTCAAGAAGCGAGCAGAGAGAAGGCGAGAATTTTACGAGAAAACT AAATTGGATCCTACTCAGTTCCTTCGCGTGTATGGCCGACCATATAAGATTAATCTGGATCCAGCCATCGCCATGGCAGCTGAGAGTCCACAAAGCAT GATGCCGTGGCAAGGCAACAGAGACAACATGATAGATCGGTTTGATGTTCGAGCTCACCTAGATTTTATACCTGAGTATGATCCGAAAAAAGAGACACC aatGAAGGTGAATGATGATGAAGAGAGACACTTGAACTATGAACGGTATCGAACGCTGGTTGAAAATGAAGCTGCAGGCT tgACTGAAGAACAAGCCCTGCAGCAAATCTATATTGATGAACAGTTCGGACCTCCAGACCGCACTgctgaagaagaaaagaaaaa GTTGGCCGGTAAGAAGGCTGCTATAGGATACACGTACGAGGATAGCACCCCGGCTGTAGACGAGGAAGATGAGGATGAAGACACCGATGAGAGCAGCGACACTGACATCGAGGCTGCTGACCTTG ATATCACACTGAACGTGGATGAACTAACGCCAGATCAGATCGTTGCTGTTAACCAGTGTGCCGAGATATACGGCATGAAAAATGATGACTTTGTCAG GTTGCTTATGAAAGATAAAGAAGAGTTGGAAGCCTTGAGACAAGCTAAGATTATTGAAGAAGAGAAAGCTCAGTTTGCA GGTCGAAAGTCTAGACGAGAGAGACGTGCATTTAAAGAGAAGCGACTCGCTGGGAGGAAAATAAGTCCCCCAAG CTATGCTGCCCGAGATAGTCCGAAGTATGAACCGTACAAAAA AGAATCTTCATCGTCGTGTTCGAGATCCCCATCCCCTACCCCGGCGAATATCGGCAAGAAGTTGTTCATCACGAGTTTCGGCAAGGAGTCTGACAACGAGGAACTGCGCATGGTTCACGGGCCGTCTCTGCCGTCGGAATCAGGGCCTCAGTCTGAACATTCTCGCTCGAAAAGATGCTCATG GAGTCCACGGTCGAGGAAACACAGCAGCAGTAGCCGATCAGCCGGCCGTGATCGACCTCCATCTCCTTCTTCCTCGCGCTATCGCAGAGACTGGCGGGCTCGAGGTGCGGCAAGGTCACGATCGAGGTCACGGTCACGATCCCGCGGATACGGATGGAGAGACAGGAGAGACTGCAGTCAGTACTCCAGATCGAGATCTCCCAGATGGAGGAGCAACTACGATAGGAGAAATCAGTACAGGAGGTACTCGCGGTcgaggtcaaggtcaaggtcttTCCACAGGAGGTCACGTTCTCGGTCAGGGTCTAAAGCCAGTTCAAGATCATCTCTGAAATCTCTGTCTCGTTCACGCTCCAACAGTTCACAGTCATCTTCCTATTCTAGCTCAAGTTCTAGATCGAAATCAAGCAG ATCTCGCTCCAAGTCTCGTAGTCCATCGAACATTGTCGGTCAAGTTACAATAAAGCGATATCGTCGACCAAGTGCAACATCAGATTCTAGCAAATCAGACTCGGACATGGAAACAAATGGAAATCATAATGAGTCAAAATCAAGTCCTGTTAAAAG ATCTACGAAACCACTCTCGTTGCCTGGTAATCTTGCACAGTCAAACAAA AACAAGTTAACGCCCCAGGAACGACTGAAACGCAGAATGCAGGCACAGCTCAACAAACAAC ACAAACTCGACAAAAAGGCTGAAGTGCACCGAACATTGAAAGTAGAACAAGAGAGATTG GACAGAGAAGAGGAACTGCGGACCCGTGCGTTAGAGATGAGAAGGCGAGAGCGAGAGAAGCGCCACCGTAAGTTACAGGCAGAGGAGCACGTGGACCGCCGGCCGTATCGCAGACAAAGTCCGCGAAATGACAACAGTTCCAGCAGTGACAGCGACAGTCAGGAGGTCGTGCCACCGAGAGTGAAGCGGAGAAG ATCACGTTCTTATTCCCACTCAAGATCGAGGTCTCGATCACGCTCTAGGTCGAGAGAGAAACATAAACTGGTTGCGTATTAA
- the LOC121371660 gene encoding CLK4-associating serine/arginine rich protein-like isoform X2, whose translation MWHEARKQEKKIRGLMVDFKKRAERRREFYEKTKLDPTQFLRVYGRPYKINLDPAIAMAAESPQSMMPWQGNRDNMIDRFDVRAHLDFIPEYDPKKETPMKVNDDEERHLNYERYRTLVENEAAGLTEEQALQQIYIDEQFGPPDRTAEEEKKKLAGKKAAIGYTYEDSTPAVDEEDEDEDTDESSDTDIEAADLDITLNVDELTPDQIVAVNQCAEIYGMKNDDFVRLLMKDKEELEALRQAKIIEEEKAQFAGRKSRRERRAFKEKRLAGRKISPPSYAARDSPKYEPYKKESSSSCSRSPSPTPANIGKKLFITSFGKESDNEELRMVHGPSLPSESGPQSEHSRSKRCSWSPRSRKHSSSSRSAGRDRPPSPSSSRYRRDWRARGAARSRSRSRSRSRGYGWRDRRDCSQYSRSRSPRWRSNYDRRNQYRRYSRSRSRSRSFHRRSRSRSGSKASSRSSLKSLSRSRSNSSQSSSYSSSSSRSKSSRSRSKSRSPSNIVGQVTIKRYRRPSATSDSSKSDSDMETNGNHNESKSSPVKRSTKPLSLPGNLAQSNKVKQVNAPGTTETQNAGTAQQTTQTRQKG comes from the exons ATGTGGCACGAAGCGCGGAAACAGGAGAAGAAGATCCGTGGGTTGATGGTCGACTTCAAGAAGCGAGCAGAGAGAAGGCGAGAATTTTACGAGAAAACT AAATTGGATCCTACTCAGTTCCTTCGCGTGTATGGCCGACCATATAAGATTAATCTGGATCCAGCCATCGCCATGGCAGCTGAGAGTCCACAAAGCAT GATGCCGTGGCAAGGCAACAGAGACAACATGATAGATCGGTTTGATGTTCGAGCTCACCTAGATTTTATACCTGAGTATGATCCGAAAAAAGAGACACC aatGAAGGTGAATGATGATGAAGAGAGACACTTGAACTATGAACGGTATCGAACGCTGGTTGAAAATGAAGCTGCAGGCT tgACTGAAGAACAAGCCCTGCAGCAAATCTATATTGATGAACAGTTCGGACCTCCAGACCGCACTgctgaagaagaaaagaaaaa GTTGGCCGGTAAGAAGGCTGCTATAGGATACACGTACGAGGATAGCACCCCGGCTGTAGACGAGGAAGATGAGGATGAAGACACCGATGAGAGCAGCGACACTGACATCGAGGCTGCTGACCTTG ATATCACACTGAACGTGGATGAACTAACGCCAGATCAGATCGTTGCTGTTAACCAGTGTGCCGAGATATACGGCATGAAAAATGATGACTTTGTCAG GTTGCTTATGAAAGATAAAGAAGAGTTGGAAGCCTTGAGACAAGCTAAGATTATTGAAGAAGAGAAAGCTCAGTTTGCA GGTCGAAAGTCTAGACGAGAGAGACGTGCATTTAAAGAGAAGCGACTCGCTGGGAGGAAAATAAGTCCCCCAAG CTATGCTGCCCGAGATAGTCCGAAGTATGAACCGTACAAAAA AGAATCTTCATCGTCGTGTTCGAGATCCCCATCCCCTACCCCGGCGAATATCGGCAAGAAGTTGTTCATCACGAGTTTCGGCAAGGAGTCTGACAACGAGGAACTGCGCATGGTTCACGGGCCGTCTCTGCCGTCGGAATCAGGGCCTCAGTCTGAACATTCTCGCTCGAAAAGATGCTCATG GAGTCCACGGTCGAGGAAACACAGCAGCAGTAGCCGATCAGCCGGCCGTGATCGACCTCCATCTCCTTCTTCCTCGCGCTATCGCAGAGACTGGCGGGCTCGAGGTGCGGCAAGGTCACGATCGAGGTCACGGTCACGATCCCGCGGATACGGATGGAGAGACAGGAGAGACTGCAGTCAGTACTCCAGATCGAGATCTCCCAGATGGAGGAGCAACTACGATAGGAGAAATCAGTACAGGAGGTACTCGCGGTcgaggtcaaggtcaaggtcttTCCACAGGAGGTCACGTTCTCGGTCAGGGTCTAAAGCCAGTTCAAGATCATCTCTGAAATCTCTGTCTCGTTCACGCTCCAACAGTTCACAGTCATCTTCCTATTCTAGCTCAAGTTCTAGATCGAAATCAAGCAG ATCTCGCTCCAAGTCTCGTAGTCCATCGAACATTGTCGGTCAAGTTACAATAAAGCGATATCGTCGACCAAGTGCAACATCAGATTCTAGCAAATCAGACTCGGACATGGAAACAAATGGAAATCATAATGAGTCAAAATCAAGTCCTGTTAAAAG ATCTACGAAACCACTCTCGTTGCCTGGTAATCTTGCACAGTCAAACAAAGTCA AACAAGTTAACGCCCCAGGAACGACTGAAACGCAGAATGCAGGCACAGCTCAACAAACAAC ACAAACTCGACAAAAAGGCTGA